From a single Candidatus Defluviilinea gracilis genomic region:
- a CDS encoding transketolase codes for MPQKKGSDQLPLKKEEIIKDYRLAYQSRQASLIGRREVLSGKAKFGIFGDGKEIINIAIARHFRKGDWRSGYYRDQTWMFMLNVMSIQEFFAQLYAHADVEHESNTGGRSMNAHFANRFINADGSWKNQTELYNTAADVSPTGTQMPRAVGLAYASVLYRGIDELKQFTQFSRNGNEVAWASIGNASAAEGMFWETVNAIGVLKAPAIITIYDDGYGISVPNEYQMTKGNVGDLLEGFQRNSESKNGYDLYRVKAWDYPALIETFRVASETAREEHVPALVHVTEVTQPQGHSTSGSHERYKSAERLKFEEEFDGVHKMKTWMIEKKIATETEFKQWESEDYAIVENIRKIAWDSFLNPILEERGQVMDMLDEIAGSSSHADALSRLRERLANLPSVARRDVHSAAHEALRILRDEANPSKQVLIQWKNEQDAINETRYGSHLYDGTAGSVAEIKPAYSASSPTMMGFEVINAAFDSILERDPRVIAFGEDVGFLGDVNQGFKGMQEKYGALRVSDTGIREATIMGQAIGLAMRGLRPICEIQYLDYILYALQIMSDDLATLHWRTAGGQAAPVIVRTRGHRLEGVWHSGSLMAGLINLLHGMNVLVPRDMTRAAGFYNTLLKSNEPAVVVEVLNGYRVKERLPDNIGEFTVPLGVPEVIREGSDLTLVTYGACCRIALDAADKLSKAGIEVEVVDVQSLLPFDVHGKIVDSLKKTNRVLFLDEDVPGGTSAYMMQEVIEKQGGYFHLDSPARTLSGKAHRPAYGSDGDYWSKPNAETIFDAVYEMMNEVDPGKYPVIK; via the coding sequence ATGCCACAAAAGAAGGGTTCGGATCAACTTCCCCTCAAGAAAGAAGAGATTATCAAGGATTACCGCCTCGCCTATCAGAGCAGGCAGGCTTCGCTCATCGGGCGGCGCGAGGTGTTGAGCGGCAAGGCAAAGTTCGGCATTTTTGGGGACGGCAAAGAGATCATCAACATCGCCATTGCGCGGCACTTCCGCAAGGGAGATTGGCGCTCAGGCTACTACCGCGACCAGACCTGGATGTTCATGCTTAACGTCATGAGCATCCAGGAATTTTTTGCCCAGTTGTACGCCCACGCGGATGTGGAGCACGAATCCAACACGGGCGGACGTTCGATGAACGCGCATTTCGCCAACCGCTTTATCAACGCGGACGGTTCTTGGAAAAACCAGACCGAGTTATACAACACTGCGGCAGACGTGTCACCCACTGGCACGCAGATGCCGCGGGCGGTCGGGCTGGCGTACGCATCGGTTTTGTATCGCGGCATTGATGAACTCAAACAATTCACTCAGTTTTCGCGCAACGGAAATGAAGTGGCATGGGCAAGCATCGGCAACGCGTCTGCCGCGGAGGGGATGTTTTGGGAAACGGTCAACGCGATTGGCGTGTTGAAAGCGCCCGCCATCATCACGATCTACGACGACGGTTATGGCATCTCGGTGCCGAACGAATATCAAATGACCAAGGGCAATGTGGGCGACCTGCTCGAAGGCTTTCAACGAAACTCCGAATCAAAAAACGGATACGACCTCTACCGCGTCAAGGCGTGGGATTATCCCGCATTGATCGAAACATTTCGCGTCGCGTCGGAAACCGCGCGGGAGGAACACGTCCCTGCGTTGGTGCATGTCACCGAGGTCACACAACCGCAAGGTCACAGCACGAGCGGCTCGCATGAGCGATATAAATCTGCCGAACGGTTGAAGTTCGAAGAGGAATTCGACGGCGTCCACAAAATGAAAACGTGGATGATCGAAAAGAAGATCGCAACCGAAACAGAATTCAAGCAATGGGAAAGCGAAGATTACGCGATCGTCGAAAATATTCGCAAGATCGCATGGGATTCGTTCCTCAACCCGATCCTCGAGGAGCGCGGACAAGTGATGGATATGCTCGATGAGATCGCGGGCAGTTCGAGTCATGCCGATGCGTTGAGTCGGCTCAGAGAGCGGCTGGCAAATCTCCCGTCGGTGGCGAGGCGGGATGTCCACAGCGCGGCGCATGAAGCCTTGCGAATCCTGCGCGACGAGGCGAATCCATCCAAGCAGGTTTTAATCCAATGGAAAAATGAACAGGATGCGATCAACGAGACGCGCTACGGTTCGCATCTGTACGACGGGACGGCTGGTTCGGTTGCGGAGATCAAGCCCGCCTATTCGGCATCGTCGCCCACGATGATGGGGTTTGAAGTGATCAACGCCGCGTTCGATTCGATTCTGGAACGCGACCCGCGCGTGATCGCGTTCGGCGAGGACGTTGGTTTTCTTGGCGATGTGAATCAAGGTTTCAAGGGGATGCAGGAAAAATATGGCGCGCTGCGCGTGAGCGATACGGGCATCCGCGAAGCGACGATCATGGGGCAGGCGATCGGCTTGGCGATGCGCGGACTGCGACCCATTTGTGAAATTCAATATCTCGATTACATTTTGTATGCGCTGCAAATCATGTCGGATGATCTGGCGACACTGCATTGGCGCACGGCGGGAGGACAAGCCGCGCCTGTGATTGTTCGCACGCGCGGACATCGTTTGGAGGGCGTGTGGCATTCGGGTTCGTTGATGGCGGGATTGATTAATCTCCTGCATGGCATGAATGTGTTGGTACCGCGCGATATGACTCGCGCCGCAGGTTTTTACAACACGCTGTTGAAATCGAATGAGCCTGCTGTGGTCGTTGAGGTGTTGAACGGCTATCGCGTGAAAGAACGATTGCCCGATAACATCGGCGAGTTCACTGTCCCGCTCGGCGTGCCTGAGGTGATTCGTGAAGGAAGTGATCTCACGCTCGTCACATACGGCGCGTGTTGCCGCATTGCGCTCGACGCGGCGGACAAGTTATCCAAAGCAGGCATTGAAGTTGAGGTCGTGGATGTGCAGTCGCTGTTGCCATTCGATGTTCACGGAAAGATCGTTGATTCGTTGAAGAAAACCAACCGCGTGTTGTTCTTGGACGAAGATGTGCCAGGCGGAACGTCCGCGTATATGATGCAGGAAGTGATCGAGAAGCAAGGCGGGTATTTCCATTTGGATTCGCCCGCTCGCACGTTGAGCGGCAAGGCGCATCGTCCCGCGTATGGTTCAGATGGCGATTATTGGAGTAAACCGAATGCGGAGACGATCTTTGATGCTGTTTATGAGATGATGAATGAGGTTGATCCAGGGAAGTATCCAGTGATTAAGTGA